The Exiguobacterium acetylicum genome includes a window with the following:
- a CDS encoding HU family DNA-binding protein, which produces MNKTELIQAVVEKSGLTKKDVTKVVESTFESITETLQSGEKVQLIGFGNFEVRERAARKGRNPRTKEDIEIPASKVPAFKPGKALKDAVK; this is translated from the coding sequence ATGAACAAAACTGAACTCATTCAAGCAGTCGTCGAAAAATCAGGTCTTACGAAAAAAGACGTGACGAAAGTTGTCGAATCAACATTCGAATCGATCACTGAGACACTTCAGTCTGGAGAAAAAGTCCAATTGATTGGATTTGGTAACTTTGAAGTCCGTGAGCGTGCAGCCCGTAAAGGTCGCAACCCACGTACGAAAGAAGATATCGAGATTCCAGCAAGCAAAGTACCTGCCTTCAAACCAGGTAAAGCATTGAAAGATGCTGTGAAGTAA
- the aroC gene encoding chorismate synthase, giving the protein MRYMTAGESHGKGLTVIIDGMPAGLTIDFEAIQREMTRRQGGYGRGRRMQIEQDQIDARGGIRHGYTTGSPISLFIENKDHTHWTQVMQAEPLEEKLERPRTLTRPRPGHADLVGGLKYGHRDLRDVLERSSARETAARVAVGAFAKQLLHELGIEVFSHVRSIGGIDAPWKDPVEHQETIDASPVRCADEAAGQRMMEEIDTAKKEGDTLGGEIEIVVTGMMPGVGSFTQNDLKLDSRIAQAVISVNAMKSVGFGDGYELGRRKGSTVQDEIIHDASGYQRRTNHLGGIEGGMSTGMPIRVQVAMKPIPTLYRPLQSVDIETKEAFTAQIERSDACAVPAASVVLEAVVAFEIAVAILEMFGTSTLDRLQAAVAAYKEEVRTF; this is encoded by the coding sequence ATGCGTTACATGACAGCAGGAGAATCACACGGAAAAGGGTTGACCGTCATCATCGATGGGATGCCGGCAGGACTCACGATTGATTTCGAAGCCATTCAGCGCGAGATGACACGTCGCCAAGGTGGATATGGACGCGGACGACGGATGCAAATCGAACAAGATCAAATTGATGCACGTGGCGGGATTCGTCATGGATACACGACGGGATCACCGATCAGTTTGTTCATCGAAAACAAGGATCATACGCACTGGACTCAAGTCATGCAGGCAGAACCGCTAGAAGAAAAACTAGAGCGTCCTCGGACGCTGACACGTCCACGTCCCGGACATGCTGATCTCGTCGGTGGATTGAAGTACGGTCATCGTGACCTACGCGACGTACTTGAACGTTCCTCAGCTCGTGAGACGGCAGCACGTGTAGCCGTCGGCGCCTTCGCTAAACAATTACTTCATGAACTCGGGATCGAAGTGTTCTCGCACGTACGGTCGATTGGCGGCATCGACGCACCTTGGAAGGATCCAGTTGAACATCAGGAAACAATCGATGCTTCACCTGTTCGTTGTGCAGATGAGGCGGCAGGACAAAGGATGATGGAAGAAATTGATACAGCTAAAAAAGAAGGAGATACACTCGGGGGGGAGATTGAAATCGTCGTGACGGGCATGATGCCAGGCGTCGGTTCCTTCACGCAAAACGATCTCAAACTCGACAGTCGAATCGCACAAGCCGTCATCAGTGTCAATGCGATGAAATCAGTCGGCTTTGGGGATGGATATGAACTTGGTCGTCGTAAGGGTAGTACTGTCCAAGATGAAATCATTCATGATGCATCAGGGTATCAGCGACGAACCAACCATTTAGGTGGAATCGAAGGTGGTATGTCGACAGGGATGCCGATTCGGGTCCAAGTAGCGATGAAGCCGATTCCGACGCTCTATCGTCCACTTCAATCAGTGGATATCGAGACGAAGGAAGCATTCACGGCACAAATCGAGCGAAGTGATGCCTGTGCGGTCCCTGCTGCATCCGTCGTCCTAGAAGCCGTCGTTGCGTTTGAGATTGCGGTCGCGATCCTTGAAATGTTCGGGACATCTACACTTGATCGTCTTCAAGCTGCTGTCGCTGCCTACAAAGAGGAGGTTCGGACGTTTTGA
- the aroA gene encoding 3-phosphoshikimate 1-carboxyvinyltransferase → MGLRGTVQVPGDKSMTHRAFLFGGIAEGTTRVRNALEGADCLASLEAMQSLGAQIERTPEEIRITGTDTFQEATIDCGNSGTTIRLLSGILAGGQATYALDGDASLRRRPMKRITEPLALFGANVTGETAPLRIIGTPLVGTTYTLPVASAQVKSAVLLAGLHATGETTVIEPILSRDHTERMLPQFGVDVSIDDFEDGRHIRLQGPVRLQATSLDIPGDPSSAAFWWTAAAIGQDSRITTTHVLMNPTRVGFLQTLRQMGASVEIDHRSEAGGEETADVTVETTSLQAITVEGDQIPSLIDEIPLLALLATQAEGRTVIRDAEELRVKETDRIETVVTALQRLGANIEATDDGMIIEGPTPLQAAEVDSAGDHRLAMMLTIAATINPEITVHGREVVEVSYPTFYDDLKKLQSDRSE, encoded by the coding sequence ATGGGCTTAAGAGGAACAGTACAAGTACCAGGCGATAAATCAATGACACATCGCGCCTTCTTGTTCGGAGGAATTGCTGAAGGAACGACACGTGTTAGAAATGCACTCGAAGGAGCCGATTGTCTCGCTTCACTAGAAGCGATGCAGTCACTTGGTGCACAAATCGAGCGAACACCAGAGGAAATTCGGATCACCGGAACGGATACATTTCAAGAAGCGACGATCGACTGCGGAAATTCAGGGACGACGATTCGTCTCTTGAGTGGTATATTAGCGGGCGGTCAAGCGACGTATGCGCTCGATGGAGATGCTTCCTTACGCAGACGTCCGATGAAACGGATCACGGAACCACTTGCCTTATTCGGGGCGAACGTAACTGGTGAAACCGCACCACTCCGTATCATAGGCACTCCACTAGTCGGAACGACGTATACGTTACCGGTTGCGAGTGCTCAAGTGAAAAGTGCTGTTTTGCTCGCGGGTCTACATGCGACAGGAGAAACGACAGTCATCGAGCCGATTTTATCTCGCGATCATACGGAGCGGATGTTGCCACAATTTGGTGTCGACGTATCGATTGACGACTTCGAAGATGGTCGTCATATTCGCCTCCAAGGTCCTGTTCGTCTGCAAGCGACGTCACTCGACATTCCAGGTGATCCGTCGTCAGCTGCATTCTGGTGGACTGCTGCCGCCATCGGTCAAGATAGTCGCATCACGACGACACACGTTTTGATGAATCCGACGCGTGTCGGTTTTTTACAGACGTTACGACAAATGGGTGCAAGTGTCGAAATCGATCATCGCTCGGAAGCGGGCGGCGAAGAGACGGCAGACGTGACGGTTGAGACGACATCGCTGCAAGCGATCACGGTCGAAGGGGACCAGATCCCTTCCTTGATCGATGAAATCCCGCTACTTGCTCTGCTTGCGACACAAGCGGAAGGACGAACGGTCATTCGCGATGCGGAAGAACTCCGCGTTAAGGAAACGGACCGGATCGAGACGGTCGTGACGGCATTACAACGTCTCGGGGCAAACATCGAAGCGACGGATGACGGCATGATCATCGAAGGTCCAACACCTTTGCAAGCAGCTGAAGTGGATAGTGCAGGCGATCACCGGCTCGCGATGATGTTGACGATTGCGGCGACGATCAACCCGGAAATTACGGTTCATGGACGCGAAGTAGTTGAAGTCAGCTACCCAACGTTCTATGATGATTTAAAGAAACTTCAATCCGACCGTTCTGAATAA
- a CDS encoding NAD(P)H-dependent glycerol-3-phosphate dehydrogenase has translation MTKIAVIGAGSWGTALSLVLADNDQEVMLYGREQTNVDRINEHHENAQFLPGVVLPQSLKATTDLKVAVDGATHILIVTPSSAIRAVSRQLNELLTEPVVLIHASKGIEPKTHLRLSELIEAEVDPAKRKAVCVLTGPSHAEEVALRKPTTVTIASDDLEEAGRVQELFTNENFRVYLNADIIGAELGGALKNIIALAAGMTDGLGYGDNAKAALITRGMVEIARLGTLLGANPMTFTGLTGMGDLIVTCTSVHSRNWRAGNAIGRGEKLETVLENMGMVVEGVRATQAAYDLAETKQCELPITSALYHVLFDGHTPEEEVKKLMQRPQKNEIEHLFTTKD, from the coding sequence ATGACCAAAATCGCTGTCATCGGAGCGGGAAGTTGGGGAACAGCCCTCTCGCTCGTCTTAGCCGATAATGATCAGGAAGTCATGCTTTACGGTCGTGAACAAACAAACGTCGACCGCATCAATGAACATCATGAAAACGCGCAGTTTTTGCCGGGTGTCGTGTTACCGCAATCACTGAAGGCGACGACGGATCTCAAAGTGGCGGTTGATGGAGCAACGCATATCTTGATTGTGACACCGTCATCCGCCATTCGAGCGGTTTCTCGTCAACTCAATGAGTTGCTGACGGAACCAGTTGTTTTGATCCATGCATCGAAAGGGATCGAGCCAAAGACACATCTTCGATTGTCAGAATTAATCGAAGCAGAGGTCGATCCTGCGAAACGTAAAGCCGTTTGTGTATTGACAGGTCCTTCGCATGCCGAAGAGGTCGCATTACGTAAACCAACGACAGTGACGATCGCATCAGATGATTTAGAAGAGGCCGGTCGTGTACAGGAATTGTTCACGAACGAAAACTTCCGTGTCTATCTGAATGCGGACATCATCGGAGCAGAACTGGGTGGTGCCCTGAAGAACATCATTGCTCTTGCCGCAGGTATGACGGATGGTCTCGGTTATGGAGACAATGCGAAAGCAGCTTTGATTACGCGTGGAATGGTCGAAATTGCTCGTCTCGGTACGTTACTTGGAGCTAATCCGATGACGTTCACTGGTTTGACGGGAATGGGTGACTTGATCGTTACGTGTACATCGGTTCATAGTCGAAATTGGCGTGCGGGGAATGCAATCGGTCGAGGGGAAAAATTAGAGACTGTGCTTGAAAACATGGGAATGGTCGTTGAAGGCGTTCGTGCGACTCAAGCAGCGTATGATTTGGCGGAGACGAAACAGTGTGAATTGCCGATCACTTCTGCCCTCTATCATGTTCTCTTTGACGGTCATACACCGGAAGAAGAAGTCAAAAAGTTGATGCAACGACCACAGAAAAATGAAATCGAGCATCTCTTCACGACGAAAGATTAA
- a CDS encoding CheR family methyltransferase, which produces MEDYELFIQRFKTKSGIDLGQYKEAQMKRRLTALRDKKGYSTFASYMQAMDKSTSLYEEFLDRMTINVSEFFRNPIRWQQLEQDILPLLESRAHGRIRTWSAACSTGEEPYSLAMILSERLDPSAFTIQATDLDDLVLEKAKLGRYGASALNEVVEVRKKKYFIEQEQTFEVVPEIKRLVRFSKHNLLGDRYDTGFDLIICRNVLIYFTEEAKAHVYRSFVEALKPGGILFVGGTEQIFQPERFGLKMKQSFFYEKIG; this is translated from the coding sequence TTGGAAGATTATGAACTTTTCATTCAACGGTTCAAGACCAAATCAGGGATTGATCTCGGTCAGTATAAAGAAGCACAGATGAAACGACGATTGACAGCGTTACGTGATAAAAAAGGCTACAGTACATTTGCGTCTTATATGCAGGCAATGGATAAGAGCACATCGTTATACGAAGAGTTTTTAGATCGAATGACGATCAATGTCAGTGAATTTTTCCGCAATCCGATACGTTGGCAACAATTAGAGCAAGACATCTTACCGCTCCTAGAGTCACGAGCACATGGACGCATCCGGACGTGGAGTGCAGCTTGTTCGACCGGAGAAGAACCGTACTCCTTAGCGATGATCTTAAGTGAACGACTCGACCCGTCCGCTTTTACGATTCAAGCAACGGATTTGGATGATCTTGTCCTTGAAAAGGCAAAGCTTGGTCGATACGGCGCCTCCGCTTTGAATGAAGTCGTAGAGGTGCGAAAAAAGAAATATTTCATCGAGCAGGAGCAGACGTTTGAAGTCGTGCCGGAAATTAAACGACTCGTTCGTTTTAGTAAACATAATCTATTAGGAGACCGGTACGATACGGGGTTTGATTTAATCATCTGCCGCAACGTACTGATTTATTTTACGGAAGAAGCGAAAGCACATGTCTATCGTTCGTTCGTCGAGGCCTTAAAGCCGGGCGGTATCCTATTCGTTGGCGGAACGGAGCAAATTTTCCAACCGGAACGATTTGGATTAAAGATGAAGCAAAGCTTCTTTTACGAAAAAATCGGTTGA
- the ndk gene encoding nucleoside-diphosphate kinase, producing MEQTFLMVKPDGVERGLIGEIIGRIERKGFIIREMKMMNVTEELAKAHYEEHAEKPFFGELVTFLTSGPVVALRVEGADVVAVSRLMIGKTKPLEAAPGTIRGDFANTMSENVIHGSDSIESAERELALWFQGQPVNA from the coding sequence ATGGAACAGACATTTTTAATGGTTAAACCGGATGGCGTAGAACGTGGATTGATTGGGGAAATCATCGGACGGATCGAACGCAAAGGGTTTATCATTCGGGAAATGAAAATGATGAATGTTACCGAAGAGCTTGCAAAAGCACATTACGAAGAGCATGCTGAGAAACCATTCTTTGGAGAGTTGGTCACTTTCCTCACATCGGGTCCTGTCGTCGCACTTCGCGTCGAAGGCGCAGACGTCGTTGCCGTTTCTCGTTTGATGATCGGGAAGACAAAACCACTTGAAGCAGCACCTGGAACGATTCGTGGTGATTTTGCGAACACGATGAGTGAGAACGTCATTCATGGTTCGGACAGTATCGAAAGTGCGGAGCGTGAGCTTGCGCTTTGGTTTCAAGGACAGCCAGTCAACGCGTAA
- the aroB gene encoding 3-dehydroquinate synthase: MIELDIRLKASYPVLIGTGTLSRLAHLPALQAADRIWIITDETVHQLHLNTLQQALAATSVSTAVHISTVAAGEQSKSLAVYGSLLEEGIRFEMTRHSIILAFGGGMIGDLAGFVAATFLRGIPFIQIPTTLLAHDSSVGGKVGLNLALGKNLVGAFYQPSGVVYDLTLLQTLPDREWRSGFFELVKHGFLARPSFADTLFDVSLEDIKGLDLENWLARGISVKRDIVEQDETEQGMRAFLNYGHTFGHAVEYASPGLAHGEAVGIGLVFVKFLEGNEKQAEQLGRLLHRLGTVLPKRKSFATYLELMRRDKKNQHATIRFVLEKEGRFVLEAMSEERLRQAFNQTVRCLEWA; this comes from the coding sequence TTGATCGAGCTCGATATTCGGTTGAAGGCGTCATACCCCGTACTTATCGGAACCGGTACGTTATCGCGCTTGGCGCATCTCCCGGCGCTTCAAGCTGCGGATCGGATCTGGATCATCACGGATGAAACGGTGCATCAGTTGCACTTGAACACATTACAACAGGCGTTAGCAGCTACATCTGTTTCGACAGCTGTTCATATTAGCACGGTTGCGGCTGGGGAACAGAGTAAGTCGTTAGCGGTCTATGGTTCGTTATTAGAAGAAGGAATCCGATTCGAAATGACGCGACACAGCATCATCCTTGCATTTGGTGGGGGCATGATTGGCGATTTAGCAGGATTCGTCGCCGCCACTTTCTTGCGTGGTATCCCGTTCATTCAAATTCCGACGACACTATTAGCGCATGATTCAAGTGTTGGTGGAAAAGTTGGTCTGAACCTAGCCCTTGGGAAAAACTTGGTCGGTGCATTTTATCAACCGAGTGGTGTCGTGTATGATTTGACGCTTCTTCAGACATTACCGGACCGGGAATGGCGAAGTGGCTTCTTTGAGTTAGTCAAGCATGGCTTCCTCGCACGTCCATCGTTTGCAGACACGTTATTTGATGTCTCGCTGGAAGATATTAAAGGGCTCGATTTAGAAAACTGGCTTGCTCGCGGCATCAGTGTCAAGCGCGACATCGTCGAGCAAGATGAGACCGAACAAGGGATGCGGGCGTTTTTGAATTATGGGCATACGTTCGGTCATGCTGTTGAATATGCGAGTCCTGGTCTTGCGCATGGAGAGGCAGTAGGAATTGGACTCGTCTTCGTCAAATTCCTTGAAGGAAACGAAAAGCAGGCGGAACAACTCGGACGATTGCTCCACCGTCTCGGTACGGTATTACCGAAGCGGAAATCATTTGCAACGTATCTTGAACTGATGCGTCGCGACAAAAAGAACCAACACGCAACGATTCGATTCGTTCTTGAGAAAGAAGGACGATTCGTTCTAGAGGCGATGAGCGAAGAACGATTGCGCCAAGCATTTAATCAAACTGTGAGGTGTTTAGAATGGGCTTAA
- a CDS encoding demethylmenaquinone methyltransferase, with translation MQTKDKEKKVYEVFQSISTNYDQMNSVISFRLHKLWRRETMRRMQVFPGAKCLDLCCGTADWTIQLAKAAGPTGVIKGLDFSENMLKVGVEKVEALDMKNIELIHGNAMDLPFGDNSFDYVTIGFGLRNVPDYLQVIKEMHRVLKPGGTVVCLETSQPTAPIFREAYSLYFGKIMPQVGRLLAKSYDQYNWLQESTEVFLDRVELKQLFEQAGFMQVEVKAFAGGAAAMHLGKKW, from the coding sequence GTGCAGACAAAAGATAAAGAAAAAAAAGTATATGAAGTGTTCCAATCGATATCAACGAACTACGACCAAATGAATTCAGTCATCAGTTTCCGATTGCATAAATTATGGAGACGCGAGACGATGCGCCGAATGCAAGTCTTCCCTGGCGCCAAATGTCTCGATCTTTGTTGTGGAACGGCAGACTGGACGATTCAACTAGCGAAAGCAGCCGGTCCGACGGGTGTCATCAAAGGACTCGATTTTTCAGAGAACATGTTAAAAGTCGGTGTGGAGAAGGTAGAAGCGCTCGATATGAAAAACATCGAGTTGATCCACGGGAACGCGATGGATCTACCATTTGGTGACAACTCGTTTGATTACGTCACGATTGGCTTTGGCTTACGGAACGTACCAGATTATCTTCAAGTCATCAAAGAGATGCATCGTGTCTTAAAACCAGGTGGAACGGTCGTTTGTCTTGAGACGAGTCAACCGACTGCTCCGATTTTCCGCGAAGCGTACTCGTTATACTTCGGAAAAATCATGCCACAAGTCGGTCGCCTGCTTGCAAAATCATATGACCAATACAACTGGCTACAAGAATCGACGGAAGTATTCCTCGACCGCGTCGAACTGAAACAACTCTTCGAACAGGCAGGCTTCATGCAAGTGGAAGTCAAAGCATTCGCGGGTGGGGCTGCTGCGATGCACCTTGGGAAGAAGTGGTGA
- a CDS encoding heptaprenyl diphosphate synthase component 1, whose amino-acid sequence MEQHELRVDEIITALTTKQTTRLARHVDFPSIDREQISWLIDVAQHDTLDVEALVKAIHFAQVALRLHERVNETLRGSKERQLLVLAGDLFSSYFFEQLAGLPKEILVSFGRTIQRVNEAKCALHEMNYASTEERVLLWLTAEFGLMQGLATITKREWLTRQGRQIIQQQAEQLDLVAQKLLLSHLEQMAVA is encoded by the coding sequence ATGGAACAACATGAGCTGCGCGTGGATGAAATCATCACTGCACTCACCACTAAACAAACGACACGATTGGCTCGACATGTGGATTTCCCTTCCATCGATCGTGAACAGATCAGTTGGTTGATTGATGTCGCTCAGCATGACACGCTGGATGTTGAAGCACTCGTCAAAGCGATTCACTTCGCACAAGTCGCGCTACGTCTACATGAACGTGTCAATGAGACGCTACGTGGTTCGAAGGAGCGACAGCTTCTTGTATTAGCAGGAGATCTATTTTCGAGCTACTTCTTCGAACAGTTAGCCGGGTTGCCAAAAGAGATTCTCGTCTCATTCGGACGGACCATTCAACGTGTCAATGAAGCGAAGTGTGCCTTACACGAAATGAATTATGCATCGACGGAAGAACGGGTTCTCTTATGGTTAACGGCAGAGTTCGGATTAATGCAAGGACTCGCAACAATCACCAAACGAGAATGGCTGACACGACAAGGGCGACAGATCATTCAGCAACAGGCAGAACAATTAGATCTAGTCGCACAGAAATTACTGTTATCGCATCTCGAACAGATGGCGGTTGCATAA
- a CDS encoding polyprenyl synthetase family protein, with product MSLHSIYRDVTKEVNLVDRFLISHIASEEPTIDAAGKQLLKAGGKRIRPAFVLLASKFGEADRDELIRVAASLELVHMASLVHDDVIDDAELRRGKPTVMQYFDEEVALYSGNYLFGEAVRLIGEVGKPELVQVMVHTMREICEGEIEQIYDQYDWEQSIKRYIKRIERKTAILIEASCHLGAIVANCSAADTKALRLFGRDIGLAFQIADDLLDFTANRTELGKPVAEDLRHGHKTLPVFYGAENAAFYERLSQIESMPTHEEVAPLLSFLQTSGALERTQQTVDHYIHRAIKRLEPLPKSSAKRSLEEVARYVGKRKG from the coding sequence ATGTCACTGCATTCCATCTACCGTGATGTCACGAAGGAAGTTAATTTAGTCGATCGCTTTCTGATCAGTCATATCGCTTCTGAAGAACCAACAATCGATGCGGCAGGAAAACAACTGCTGAAAGCTGGTGGGAAACGGATTCGACCAGCGTTCGTATTGCTCGCATCCAAGTTCGGTGAGGCAGATCGAGATGAACTGATTCGTGTAGCGGCAAGCCTTGAACTTGTCCATATGGCATCACTCGTCCACGACGATGTCATTGATGACGCGGAACTACGTCGAGGAAAACCGACCGTCATGCAATATTTTGATGAGGAAGTGGCGCTATATTCGGGTAATTATTTGTTCGGAGAAGCCGTCCGATTGATTGGTGAGGTCGGCAAGCCGGAACTTGTCCAAGTCATGGTTCATACGATGCGTGAAATTTGTGAGGGTGAGATTGAGCAAATCTATGACCAATACGATTGGGAACAGTCGATTAAACGATATATCAAACGAATTGAACGAAAGACAGCTATTCTCATTGAGGCGAGTTGTCATCTTGGTGCGATTGTTGCGAATTGTTCTGCAGCCGATACGAAAGCGTTACGGTTGTTTGGGCGAGATATCGGACTCGCTTTTCAAATTGCTGACGACTTGCTTGATTTCACAGCGAACCGTACAGAACTCGGTAAGCCGGTAGCAGAGGACCTGCGTCATGGACATAAAACATTACCCGTCTTTTATGGTGCAGAGAACGCTGCCTTTTATGAACGTCTTTCGCAAATCGAGAGCATGCCAACACATGAAGAAGTAGCACCCTTACTATCGTTTCTTCAAACTTCAGGTGCCCTCGAACGGACGCAACAGACGGTCGATCATTATATCCATCGTGCCATCAAACGTCTTGAACCATTACCTAAATCCTCAGCTAAGCGTTCGCTTGAAGAAGTAGCGCGCTACGTTGGAAAACGAAAAGGTTGA
- a CDS encoding DUF2768 domain-containing protein, producing MWISFAGIGLFAISVLLVTVSRTKLKGIWQVLVSTLAFVCFIVASIIMVFIVMAGPSA from the coding sequence ATGTGGATTTCGTTCGCTGGCATCGGACTCTTTGCGATCAGTGTCTTGCTGGTTACGGTCAGTCGGACGAAGTTGAAAGGGATATGGCAGGTTCTCGTATCGACCTTGGCATTCGTCTGTTTCATCGTCGCGTCGATCATCATGGTATTCATCGTCATGGCGGGGCCAAGCGCATGA
- a CDS encoding tetratricopeptide repeat protein has translation MNEQLLNGIIEELEHGHTSEALAALEQLEKTGTDEDRLAVADLYIELGLSDRAVDLLAPLYVEYAGNAGVALLLAECYIDLDREEEAISVLEQVDTSDMEYGPRSLVLLADLYQSQGLDEVALAKLKEARNLAPEEPLLAYGLAELYMTLGAFDQAVPLFAEIAERPELRAELPLDALYAESLAMTGQFEDAIPLYERAVAERSDLHTLFGLAMTAHRVGQHQKAVETFQQLIAQDPDYTSAYVPYAESQAELGLTKEALNVIKQGMERDDYNDELRTMEALFLLKLGDRAGSVQALREALALNPESIVAAERLLSLLAEDEDHEAMIETISAIEEHVTAPILTWYRARALYALEEYTQAMENYAIVEGAFTEDALFLKEYGFALVEEGRREEGQRLLRRAAQLTPEDNELVDYVERMDG, from the coding sequence TTGAATGAACAATTATTGAATGGCATCATCGAAGAATTGGAACATGGTCATACTTCGGAAGCTTTAGCAGCATTAGAACAACTTGAAAAGACAGGTACGGATGAGGACCGCCTCGCCGTTGCCGATCTCTATATCGAACTCGGATTATCTGACCGGGCGGTTGATCTCTTAGCTCCGCTTTATGTCGAATACGCGGGTAACGCAGGAGTTGCCTTGTTACTGGCAGAGTGTTATATCGATTTGGATCGCGAAGAGGAAGCGATTTCCGTGCTCGAGCAGGTTGATACGTCGGACATGGAATACGGTCCCCGTTCGCTCGTGTTACTTGCGGATCTCTATCAGTCACAAGGACTCGACGAAGTGGCATTAGCGAAATTGAAAGAAGCGCGCAATCTGGCACCGGAAGAGCCGTTGCTCGCGTACGGACTCGCTGAGCTCTATATGACGCTTGGAGCCTTCGATCAAGCGGTACCATTATTCGCTGAAATCGCAGAACGCCCGGAGTTACGTGCTGAATTGCCGCTCGATGCGCTTTATGCGGAGTCACTCGCGATGACAGGGCAGTTTGAAGATGCGATTCCACTGTATGAACGTGCGGTGGCGGAACGATCTGACTTGCATACGCTGTTTGGTCTTGCGATGACGGCTCACCGAGTCGGGCAACATCAAAAAGCGGTTGAGACATTCCAACAATTGATTGCACAGGATCCGGATTATACGTCTGCGTACGTTCCATATGCGGAAAGCCAAGCCGAACTTGGTCTGACAAAAGAAGCACTAAACGTGATCAAGCAAGGGATGGAACGCGACGATTACAATGACGAGCTGCGGACGATGGAAGCCTTGTTCCTTCTGAAACTCGGTGATCGCGCAGGAAGTGTCCAAGCTCTGCGTGAGGCGCTTGCCTTGAATCCGGAATCGATCGTTGCTGCGGAACGTTTGCTGTCGTTACTCGCTGAAGATGAGGACCATGAAGCGATGATTGAGACGATCTCAGCCATCGAAGAACACGTGACGGCTCCGATTCTAACATGGTACCGGGCGCGTGCATTATATGCCTTAGAGGAATATACACAAGCGATGGAGAATTATGCGATAGTCGAGGGCGCATTTACAGAAGACGCACTCTTCTTGAAAGAGTATGGTTTTGCACTCGTCGAGGAAGGTCGGCGTGAAGAAGGACAACGTCTTCTCCGTCGTGCTGCCCAGTTGACACCAGAAGATAACGAACTCGTCGACTATGTTGAACGAATGGATGGATGA